The genomic interval CACGGACAGCTGCACGGGCTTCTCGAGCCGCACGGCGCAGTAGCCGTTGGCCACGGCGACGCCGCTGTAGTCGCCGGGCGACGCGGGGCGGAAGGTCACGCCGACGGTGCGGCTCTCGCCGGGGGCGAGCTCGTCGATCAGGATGCCGCCGTCGGCGACGGTCAGGCTCGCGTCGTTGAGCGAGACGCGCTGGGCGTCGGCGGGCAGCGGGAGCGTCACCACGACGTCCCGGGCGGGCACGTCGGAAACGTTCTCGACGACGGCCTCGATGGAGACGTCGCGGCCGAAGAACTGCTCGCCGGGCGAGCGGACCTGCAGCGTCAGCTCGGGCTTCATGAGCGTGAGCGGGCTGGAGCCGGAGAGGTCGCTGACGCGGTCACCGGTGCCGATGGCCCGGCCGAACACGTCCATCATGCCGGAACGCTGGATCTTCGCCTGCTCGAGGTCCAGCTGCACCGGCTCGCTCTCGAAGGTCTCGCCGGCGCCGATCGGGTCGACGTCCAGCGAGATGCTCCGCTGCCCGTCGGCCGCGACGAGGCCCTGCGGGAGCTCCTCGTTGACGGTGATCCGGCCCGTCTCGCCGGTACCGACGTTCTGGAGGCGGTACATCACGAACACGTCGTCGCAGAGGTAGGCCTGCGAGACGGGGTTGCCCTCGGCGTCGACGAAGAGATGCTCCATCGTGACCTGCGGGGCCACCACCTGGATCGGGGCGCACTCGGCGGCGGAGTAGTCGGCCCACACGCAGCTGTGCAGCTGGCCCTCGCCGCCGGGGCGGCCCGCGATCGTGACCTCCCGGCTGTCGCCGGGCATCAGCACGCCGATGTTGAAGGACTGCTCGGCCATCTGCTGGTCGCCACGCTCGCCCTTCTGCACGCCTTGCGGCACCTTCACCTCGGAGGGGGTGTTGGTCTGCACGACCTGGAAGTCGCCGATCATCGCGTGGTGCAGCACCACGTTGTGGAGGATCTTGTCGCTGTTGTTGCTCGCCTTGAGCGTGAAGCGGTTCTCGCTGTTGGCGAAGACCTGCTCGGGCATCATCCGCTCGATGGTGAGCAGCTCGCCGGCGCCGACCTCGGCGGTGGTGCCGGTGGACACGGTCCGCTCGGTGTCGGAAGCAGGCTGGGCCTGGGCGTGCGCGGCGTGGTCGTGCACGCCGTAAGCGGCGGGGGCGACGGCGGCGACCTCGGCGGTGGCCGGGGCGACGACCGGGGTCACCGGCACGGCGGTGACGGCGGCCTCGGTGGCGGGCCGGTTGTCGCAGGCGCCCACGAAGGCGGCGGAGACCGCGAGGGCGGTGAGGCCGGCGGCGTGGGAGGAGATGCGGAAGGGGCTGTTCATCATGGGTCGGGTCTCGTCTTTCCTGGGCAGTGGCCGCGGGAGCGCGGCGGGCGCGTGGTGCTTTCGCCGCTCGGCCTAGGCCGAAGGGACTACGCGCGGAAGCTAGCGCCAGCCCGGCCGCGGATCCACCGCGGGCGCGGCTTTTTTCGAGCATCCATGCGGCGGCGTCGGCGTCACACTGCGTCGATGCCCGACGCTCCCGCCCCCGCTCAAGCCCAAGGCCAAGCCCCCGCCGCGACCGACCGACCGCACTTCGTGGGCATCGCCGGCAGCGGCATGTCCGGTCTCGCCCGGCTTGCGCGTGCCCGTGGCGCGGCGGTCACGGGAAGCGAGCGGGACGACGGGCCGGCCGCCGCGGCGCTGCGGGCGGAAGGCTTCCCGGTCTGCCTCGGGCAGCGGGCCGACACGCTACCGGCCGACGCCACGCGGGTGACCGCCTCGGCGGCCGTGCCCGCGGACCACCCCGAGCTGGTGGAGGCCCGGCGGCGGGGGTTGCCGATCTTGAAGTACGCGGAGGCGCTCGGCGAGCTCATGGGGCTGCCGGGCACCGAGGGCGTGGCCGTCTCGGGCACCCACGGCAAGAGCAGCACCACCGCGATGCTCGCCCACGTGCTGCTCGCCTGCGGGCGCGACCCCTCCTTCATCCTGGGCGCGCGGTGCGAGCAGATCGGCGGCGGCAGCCGCTGCGCAGCGGCGGCGGCCGGCGGCGCGGGCCTGGGCGTGCTGGTGGCCGAGGCGTGCGAGTTCGACCGCAGCTTCCACCACCTCGCCCCGCGGCACGCGATCGTGCTCAACGTCGAGGCGGACCACCTGGACTGCTACGGCTCGCTCGACGAGATCGTGAAGAGCTTCGGCGTGTTCGTCGGGCGGCTGCCGGCGGGCGGGTCGCTGCTGATCCAGCACGAAGCGGCGGCGCGGATCGCGGTGTCGGCCGCGGCCGGGCCCGGGGTCGGGGTCGAGACCCTGGGCTTCTCCCCCGACGCGGACTGGCGGGTGGGCGTGGACCCCGCGGGGCCGGACGCCGCCGCCGGGGGACCCTCCGGCGACGCGGGCGTCACGCTCAGCCGGCGCGGCGAAGAAGTCGCCGCGTGGACGCTCGCCCTGCCCGGGCAGCACATGGCGTACAACGCCGCGGCCGCCGCGGTGACCGCACACCGGCTGGGCGTCCCGCTGGGGGAGGCCGCGGCGGCGCTGTCGGGCTTCCGCGGGCTCGACCGGCGGATGCAGCGGCGCGGACGCTTCGCCGTGCCCGGCGCCGCCGGGGGTGCCGCCGCCGTGATCGACGACTACGCCCACCACCCCACCGAGATCGACGCGACGCTGCGGGCGCTGCGGGGGCACCACCGCCCCGCCCGCCTCTTCTGCGTCTTCCAGCCGCACCAGCACTCCCGCACGCGGCACCTGCTCGCCGAGTTCGCGACCGCCTTCGAGCCCGCGGACCGCGTGCTCGTGCCGGACATCTACTTCGTCCGCGACTCCGAAGCCGAGCGGGAGGCGGTGACCTCCGGCGACCTGGTGAGGCTGCTGCGGGCGGGCGGCGTGGACGCCGAGCACGTCGCGGGCTTCGACGAGGCCGCGGCGACGCTGCGGGCCGAGCTGCGCGACGGGGACCTCGTGGTGACGATGGGGGCCGGCGACGTCTGGAAGGTGGCCGAGGCGCTGACGCGCCCGCCCGCGGCGGCCTGACGCGCAGCCTCCGGAGGCGGGAGCGCTACGCAAAAGGCCGTCGCCCTTTCTCAAGAGCGACGGCCCACAAGGGTCGAAGGGCACGAACTGCGCGTGACGGCAGTTCCGTCGAGCTGCCTAGCGCAGCGTGCCCCGGTGGTTGTGCATCTCGATGAGGGGCCAACAACCACAACAATCGGAATCGGACAAGGATCACGCTCCTTTCTGAGGGACTGGTTCCAGCCGTCGCCGGCCCGGGTTGTCCCCTTCGACCCCCCGAGCACGACGGTCGTCGCGGCGGGCAGGTGGGGAGCGGCCGGGCGGGCCGCCGGAGGATTTCCGCCCCCCGACGTCCGGGAGGCACAGCGGCCGCATCCGCGGCACAAATCCATTGAAGGACGGCGGGCGGCCGGTGTCAAGGCCTCGCCCGAACTTTTCGCTTACCTGGAGGACCGCTCCCCCGCGGCGGCTCAGGCGGCCTGCGGCATCGGCTGGCCGACGCCCTCGTCCTCGGCGGCGGCGGCGGGCTCGGGGACGATCGTCTCGAGCCGCTGGAGGTACCGGCCGAGCGCGTCGGGTGTGAAGGCTTCCAGGAAGGCGGGCGTGGCGCCGGGGTTGAGCCGGCCGATGGCGGCGATGAGTTCGGCCTTGCGATCGGCGATGCCGGGGAGGTTCATCGGTTCGTCCTTCTGCGGGAAGCGTGGGGGGAGGCCGCCCGGCCGGGCGGCGGCCGGCTGCTTTCGGGAAGAGCGGTCGGTCGGACGCTCGGCGTGTAACCGGTGCGGACCCGCGGCCGCCCGCCCGCCGCGAGCCACCCCGCCCCGGCTTTATCCTTGGCCCATGCCGATCACCATCCTCTCGCCGCACTCCGGCAAGCCCGTGAAGATCCGCGACCAGGACCTCGGCCGGACCGTGCGGGACGAGGAGAAGCGGGTCTTCTTCGTGCTCGAGCGGCCCGGGGGCGGCGGGTATTACGCCGCCCTCACGCGCAACGGCAGCGAGAAAGACCTGGCGCGCTACGACGCCCTGGAGGCGAGGACGTCCGCCGGGGCGACGCACGTGCAAGCGGTTGCCGCCGCCACGCCGCACGACGCCACCGGCCCGGGCCGCCCCGGCGGCAAGCTGCGTTGGATCGGGCTGGTGCTCGCGCTCGCGGTCCTGCTCGCCGCGGCGTACCTCGGTTATCGGGTTCTCTTCGACCGCGGGCTGCTCCCGGCCGCGGCGCCGGCGCCGCCGGCGGTGCCGCGGCTGCCCGCGGTGCCGGCGCTGCCCGGCGACGTGCTGCCGAGCCCGATGCCGCCGGCACCCGCCGGGGCGTGGATCGTGCCCGCGGCCTCGGTGCCGGCGCCGGCCGCGGCGTCGCCGCGACGCACCGCGCAGGCCCGCGACTACGCCGTGGTGCGTTACGAGCTGGCCGCCCCCGGCGGCGCGGTCATCGACGCCACGCACCCGATGAAGCCGCTGGGCTTCGTGCTCTTCTCCGGCACCGCCTTCCGCGGGCTCGACAACACGGTGGCCGGCATGGCGGTGGGCGAGCGGAGAGCGGTCGAGCTGCCGGCGGCGGAGGTGGACGCGCAGCTGCCCGCCGGCGGCGCCGCGTACCGGCTGACGGTCGAGCTGCTGGGGCTGCTCCCGGGCGTCACCAAGGAGCTCGTGCGTCCGGGCGAGACCGGCGGGCGGGCCGCCGCCCCGGGTGACCGCCTGCGGCTGGCGTGGAGCGTGCGTCTCGACGGCCGCGCCGAGGCCATCGTCTCCACCGCCGACACCGGCGGCCCGGTGGCGGTGACGCTGGGGGCGGGCGACCTCATCGAGGGCCTCGAGCAGAACCTCGCCGGCATGCGCGTGGGCGAGGTGGCCAACTTCCGGGTGCCGCCCCACCTCGCCTACGGCGCGGCGGGCGCCGCCGGCGGCCTGGTGCCGCCGGACGCGGACGTGCTCGTCCGGGTGGAGCTGCTGGGCCTCGACGACGCCGCCGTGGCCGGCACCGGCGGGGAGGAGCCCGGGCGGTGAAGGCGCTCCGCCGCCGATCGCGTGCCACGCTCGCGGTGCTCGCTGTGTCCGCCGCGGCGGGCCTGGTTCTCGCCGCGACCCTCGGGTCCGCGAGCTCCGCCCCGAGCACCGACGCCTTCCGCTACAGCGTGCAGGTCGACTGCATCACCCTCGACCCGCAGAACACCAGCTCGCTGGTCGACTTCCGCGTCATCGAGACGATCTACGAGGGCCTGCTCGCGGTCGAGCCGGGGTCCGGTGCGCTCCGCCCCGCCGCCGCGTCGCTGCCCGAGGTCTCCGCCGACGGCCGGACGCTCACCTTCCGCCTCGACCCCGCCGCCCGCTGGTGCAACGGCGACCCGGTCACCTCCGGCGACTTCGCCTTCGCGTGGACGCGCTCGCTCGCCACCGATTTCGCCGCGGTCTACGGCGGGCTCTTCGACGCGATCGACGGGGCGGAAGCGGCCTCGTCCCTCCGCGACGCGCAGCTGGAGGCGTACCGGCCCGGCACCGACGATCCCGAAGCGCTCTGGCACGCGTGGCTGGAGGCGGCCCGCGGGACCGTCGGCCTCGACGCGAGCGATCCCGCCGTGCTCGTCGTCCGCCTCGCCCGGCCGGTTGCCTACTTCCCGCAGCTGACCGCCTTCGGCGTCTTCGCCCCGAACCACCGGCCGACGGTGGAGGCCGCGCTCTCCTTCGACGGCCGCACCGGCCGGGTCTTCCTCGACGCCGACGCGTTCAACGATCCCGACCGCGCCGTCACCAACGGCCCGTACCGGCTCGCCGCCTGGGAGCACCGCCGGCGGATCGTGCTCGAGGCCAACCCGCACCACGCCGCGTCGCCCGCGACGCCGCGCGTCGTGCAGGACGTGGTGGAGGACAACGACCCGCTGCGGCTGGCCCGCGGCTTCGACGGCGACGCCGACTGGGTGCCCGATCTCGGCGGAGACCTCGCCGTGCGGCTGATCGAGGCCGGCACGCCCGGCGTGATCACGATCCCGCGGGCGGGGCTCGAGTACGTCAGCCTCAACTGCCGCGACACCGTCGGTGGCCGAGCCAACCCGCTCGCCGACCCGCGTGTGCGGCGGGCGCTGGCGCTCGCCGTCGACCGCGACACGCTGGTCGCCGGCGTCTCCCGCTTGAACGAGCCGCCGATCGGCTCCTTCGTCCCGCCCGGCGCCGTCGCCGGCTATCCCGCCGGCCCCGCCGCCGCCGCCGTCTCCGCCCCGCCCGCCTTCGACCCCGAGGCCGCCCGCGCGCTGCTCGCCGAAGCCGGCTTCCCCGGCGGTGCGGGCCTGCCGCCGCTGCGCTACCTGCACAACGCCTCGCCCTCGCACACGAAGAAGGCCGTGTGGCTGGCGAACCAGTGGGAGCGGCACCTGGGGGTGCGGGTCGTGGTGGAGTCGCTGGAGTGGCGGGTCTACCTCGCCCGCCGCCGGGCCGGCGACTTCCACCTCTCCCGCTCGGGCTGGTACGGCGATTACCGCGACCCGACCACCTGGCTGGACCTGCTCCGCGCCGGGGACCCCAACAACGACACGGGCTACGCCTCGCCCGCCTTCGCCGAGGCCCTCGCGGCCGCCGGCGCGGAGACCGAGCCAAACGCCCGTCTCGTCCACCTGACCGCGGCGGAAGCCGTGATGCTCGCCGACCAGCCGGTCATCCCGCTGCACCAGGCCGTGGGCATCGAGTGGCGCGCCCCCGGCGTCACCGGCCTCGTGAAAGACCCTTGGAGCACGCTGGAACTCGAGAAGGTGCGGAGGCCTTCTGCCCCGGAGGGCCGGGGGACGGGCCCCCGCGCTCGCGTCGATCGTGCTCCCGGCCCCGACCCCCGCGAGCCGCTCATCGCACCATGATCGCCCGCCGCCTCCTGCAGCTGCCGCTGATCCTCGGCACGGTCTTCGTGCTCACGCTGCTCGCGGTGTGGGTGCTGCCGGGCTCGCCGCTGGACTCCGCGGACGGCCGCCAGGTCGACCCGGCGGTGACGCGTGCGATGGAGGCCCGGTACGGGCTGGACGCTTCGGCACCCGTCTTCGCCGGCCGCTACCTCGCGGGCCTCGCCCGCGGTGACCTCGGCCCCTCGCTGGCGTACCCCGGCCGCGACGTGGTCGACGTGCTGGCCGAGGCCGCGCCCGTGTCGATCACGCTCGGCCTCGCGGCGCTGGGGGTCGCCGTGGTGCTGGGCACCCTCGCCGGGGTGCTGGCGGCGCTGCCGGGCTTCCCCGGCCGGCCCCCGACGCCCGCGCTCCGCGCGGCCGGCACCGGATCGCTGGGCCTCGCGCTGGTGGGCGTGTCGCTGCCGAGCTTCGTGGTCGGCACCGTCCTGCTCGCGGTGTTCGCCGGACTCACACGCCGGCTCTTCCCCGGCCAGCCCTTCCTGCACCTCCCGCTGGGCGGCTGGGGATCCGCCGCCTCGCTCGTGCTGCCCGCGGTCGCGCTGGGCCTGGCTCCCGCCGCCTACATCGCCCGGCTGCTGCGGGGCGAGCTCATCGAGAGCGGCACCGCCGGCTACGTCCGCACCGCCCGGGCCAAGGGCCTCTCCCCCGCCGCCGTCGTGCTGACCCACCAGCTCCGCCCCTCGATGCTGCCCGTGCTCAGCTACCTGGGTCCCGCCGCGGCGAGCGTGCTCACCGGCAGCTTCGTCGTCGAGAAGGTCTTCAACCTCCCGGGCCTCGGCTCGCACTTCGTCAACGCCGTTCTGAACAAGGACCAGTTCCTGCTCCTCGCCCTGGTGCTCGGCTACGCCACGCTGCTGGTCCTCCTGAACCTCCTCGTCGACGTGCTCTACCGCTTCGTCGACCCGCGGGTGGCGGCCTGACGAAGCCGGCGGGGACGCCGCTCTGTCTGGTTGTGCGCGAGGGGGCGGATCCGCGGCTCGGACAGCGTGGCGTCGCCACGCAGCTACCGCGGCCAGGCTGGCTTCGAGAGCGGAGCGGCGACGCCGCTCTGTCTGCATTGTGCGCAAAGGAGCTGGGTTGGCGACGCGGCCAGGGTGGCTGCGAGAGCGGAGCGGCGACGCCGCTCTGTCTGCCTTGTGCGCAAAGGAGCTGGATTGGCGACGCGGCCAGGCTGGCTTCGAGAGCGGAGCGGCGACGCCGCTCTGTCTGCCTTGTGCGCGAAGGAGCTGGATTGGCGACGCGGCCAGGCTGGCTGCGAGAGCGGAGCGGCGACGCCGCTCTGTCTGCCTTGTGCGCAAAGGAGCTGGATTGGCGACGCGGCCAGGCTGGCTGCGAGAGCGGAGCGGCGACGCCGCTCTGTCTGCCTTGTGCGCAAAGGAGCTGGATTGGCGACGCGGCCAGGCTGGCTGCGAGAGCGGAGCGGCGACGCCGCTCTGTCTGCCTTGTGCGCAAAGGAGCTGGATTGGCGACGCGGCCAGGCTGGCTGCGAGAGCGGAGCGGCGACGCCGCTCTGTCTGCCTTGTGCGCGAAGGAGCTGGATCGCGACCCGGACAGCGTGGCCGGCTCAGGGCGGGGTCCAGGGTCGGAAGCGGGGATCGTCGGGCCGGTCGGCGTGGCCGGCCGCCAGCTCCGCGTAGTGCGGGGCGAGCCAGCGGAGGTACGCGGCTTCCTCCGGCGTGACGGCGCGGGCGACGCGGCCGGGCAGGCCGATCACGGCGTGGCCGTCGGGCACGGTCAGCCCCGGCGGGACGAGCGCGCCGGCGGCGACGAGGCAGCCGCGGCCGATGCGGGTGCCGCCCATCACGATCGCCCCCATGCCGATCAGCGTGCCGTCGCCGACCGCGCGGCCGTGGACGATCGCGTTGTGGCCGATCGAGACGCCCGCCCCGATCGCGTTGGGCTTCCCGGCGTCGCAGTGGACGCTCGCGTTGTCCTGCACGTTGCTGCCGGGCCCGATCGTCACCGCCGCGACGTCGCCGCGAACGCTCGCGCCCGGCCAGACGCTGACGCCCGCCCCCAGCGTCACCTCGCCGAGCACCCGGGCGGTGTTGCTGAGGAAAACCTCGCCGCGGCGACGCATCACGGCTGCTCCGGCGGGACGCTCACGCCGCTGCGGACGAGCAGGTCGTAGAGCTGGCCGGTGAAGACGAAGTTGCCCTCGGGGAAGCTGAGCCCCTGCCGGTTGCGGTCGACGTGGCTGAACATCAGCTCGACCTCGGCGAGCGGCTCGGGCCCGCGGCCGTCGGGGTGCAGCAGCTCCACCGTGCCCGCCGTGGAGGCGCCGCCGTCGTCGAGCCGGTCGATCGTGGCCGTGTGCCGCAGCGTCGTGCCCGGCACGGCGAGCGCGTCGGTGAAGGACGCCCGGCCGATCTTCGCGAGGATCACCTTCTGCTGGAAGTCGTCCGCGTGGCCGACGAGGATGCCCGCCGTCTGCGCCATCCCCTCGATGATCAGCGTGCGCGGCATGCACGGCAGCGGCCGCCGGAGGGGCGGCCTCGGCCGCGCCACCCCGCGCGCGTCCGGCGGCGACGCCGGGAAGTGGTCGTGCATGACGTCCTCCCCCAGCGTGACCGCGCGGACCGCGACGCAGCGCCTGCGGGGCTCGAGTTCCAGGATGCGGTCGAGCCAGATCCAGCGCATGGAAGAAGGGGTTGCAGGGTGGAAGCCGGAGGCTTGGTCGGGCCGAAAGCGGAAGCCGGGCAAGGAACGAAGGGTCGGAGCCAAGGAGAAGGAAGCCGATGCAAGAAGCGGTCGGCGCAGCCGCCGCGTCTGCCTGTCTCCGTCTCTCCGTCTCTTCGTCTCTCCGTCTCGTGCCTGGCGCAGCGACGATTAGCAACGCGGATGCCCCCCGCTTAGATCTTGCTCTTCACGAACTCCACCAGCGTCCGGACCGTGAACGCCTTCTCGAAGTCTTCCACGTCGCGGCTCTCCTCCACGGCGGAGAGGTCGGCGTGGGGCATCTTGGCCTTCAGCTCGGCCATCCCCTTGTCGGTGATCTTGCCGTCCTCGACGTACGCCGGATCGGTCAGCACGTCGTTGGGCATCAGCTCGGCCTGATCGATCTTGAGGCCGAACGCCTTCTCCAGGCGGAAGACGATGTCGAGGTAGTCGATGGACTCGGCGCCCAGGTCCGGGCCCAGCGTCGCCTCCATCGTCACCTCGTCGTCGTCCACGCCCAGCGCGTCCTCCAGCACGCCCTGCACCTTCGTAAAGATCTCGTCGTCGGTCATGGCCATGGGTGCGGTCCTCGCGGTCTTCGGGTTCCTGGTTTCCGCGGACCGTCGGCCCGGGGCTCCATGTTTTAACGCGGTCCGCGGCGGAGCGGGGCCGCCGCGGCGTCGCGGCCCGCCCGGAGCCTGCGCGGGCGGCGTTGCCGCCCGCGCCGACACAGCGGCCTTCCTCGGCGCCGCGGCCGGCCGGGCGAGCGTGCGCGGCGGAGGCCTGCCCGCGGCTGGAGATCCGCGGACCGCGGCGCTCCCCGCCCATCCGGCGCGGCGGTCCGCGGCGTCGATCTGTCATGCTGCACCGGCACCTTCCGCCCGCCTCCCGGTCCCGCTCCCATGGCTGTTCTCCTCCTCGTGGCCGGCGCGGCCTGCTGGCTGCTGCTCGCCTACTTCACGCACGGCCGCTGGCTCGCCCGCCGGGTCTTCGGCCTCGGCGGGCCCGGCGCCGGGCCGACGCCCGCGCACGCGCGCGAGGACGGGCGGGACTTCGTCCCGACGCCGCGGGGCGTCGTCTTCGGCCACCACTTCACGTCGATCGCCGCCACCGGGCCGATCGTGGGGCCGGCGATCGCGGTGATCTGGGGCTGGGTGCCGGCGGTGGCCTGGGTGCTGCTGGGCTCGGTCTTCCTCGGGGCCGCGCACGACCTGGGGAGCCTCGCCGTCTCGCTGAGGAGCCGGGGCCGGACGATCGGCGACGTCGCGGGCGAGGCCCTGAACCCACGCGTACGCATCCTCCTGCTCTTCGTGCTGTTCCTCGCGCTCACGATCGTCCTCGCGATCTTCGGCCTGGTCATCGCGGCGGTGTTCCGCGGCTTCCCCGCGTCGATCACGCCGGTGCTGCTGCAGGTCCCGCTGGCGGTGGGCATCGGCCTGTGGCTGCACCGGCGGGGGGTCGGGCTCGCCGCGCCCTCCGGGATCGCGCTCGCGGTGATGTTCGGCCTCGTGCTGCTCGGCGACCTCGGCCCGCTGCACGCGCTCAACGCCTGGTTCGCCTCGTGGCCGACGATCGCCTGGGTCGCCGTGCTGCTGGGCTACTGCTACGCGGCGAGCGTGCTGCCGGTGTGGGTGCTGCTGCAGCCACGCGACTACATCAACGCGCTGCAGCTGG from Phycisphaera mikurensis NBRC 102666 carries:
- a CDS encoding hotdog family protein, translating into MRWIWLDRILELEPRRRCVAVRAVTLGEDVMHDHFPASPPDARGVARPRPPLRRPLPCMPRTLIIEGMAQTAGILVGHADDFQQKVILAKIGRASFTDALAVPGTTLRHTATIDRLDDGGASTAGTVELLHPDGRGPEPLAEVELMFSHVDRNRQGLSFPEGNFVFTGQLYDLLVRSGVSVPPEQP
- a CDS encoding peptide ABC transporter substrate-binding protein — protein: MKALRRRSRATLAVLAVSAAAGLVLAATLGSASSAPSTDAFRYSVQVDCITLDPQNTSSLVDFRVIETIYEGLLAVEPGSGALRPAAASLPEVSADGRTLTFRLDPAARWCNGDPVTSGDFAFAWTRSLATDFAAVYGGLFDAIDGAEAASSLRDAQLEAYRPGTDDPEALWHAWLEAARGTVGLDASDPAVLVVRLARPVAYFPQLTAFGVFAPNHRPTVEAALSFDGRTGRVFLDADAFNDPDRAVTNGPYRLAAWEHRRRIVLEANPHHAASPATPRVVQDVVEDNDPLRLARGFDGDADWVPDLGGDLAVRLIEAGTPGVITIPRAGLEYVSLNCRDTVGGRANPLADPRVRRALALAVDRDTLVAGVSRLNEPPIGSFVPPGAVAGYPAGPAAAAVSAPPAFDPEAARALLAEAGFPGGAGLPPLRYLHNASPSHTKKAVWLANQWERHLGVRVVVESLEWRVYLARRRAGDFHLSRSGWYGDYRDPTTWLDLLRAGDPNNDTGYASPAFAEALAAAGAETEPNARLVHLTAAEAVMLADQPVIPLHQAVGIEWRAPGVTGLVKDPWSTLELEKVRRPSAPEGRGTGPRARVDRAPGPDPREPLIAP
- a CDS encoding acyl carrier protein — its product is MAMTDDEIFTKVQGVLEDALGVDDDEVTMEATLGPDLGAESIDYLDIVFRLEKAFGLKIDQAELMPNDVLTDPAYVEDGKITDKGMAELKAKMPHADLSAVEESRDVEDFEKAFTVRTLVEFVKSKI
- the murC gene encoding UDP-N-acetylmuramate--L-alanine ligase, translated to MPDAPAPAQAQGQAPAATDRPHFVGIAGSGMSGLARLARARGAAVTGSERDDGPAAAALRAEGFPVCLGQRADTLPADATRVTASAAVPADHPELVEARRRGLPILKYAEALGELMGLPGTEGVAVSGTHGKSSTTAMLAHVLLACGRDPSFILGARCEQIGGGSRCAAAAAGGAGLGVLVAEACEFDRSFHHLAPRHAIVLNVEADHLDCYGSLDEIVKSFGVFVGRLPAGGSLLIQHEAAARIAVSAAAGPGVGVETLGFSPDADWRVGVDPAGPDAAAGGPSGDAGVTLSRRGEEVAAWTLALPGQHMAYNAAAAAVTAHRLGVPLGEAAAALSGFRGLDRRMQRRGRFAVPGAAGGAAAVIDDYAHHPTEIDATLRALRGHHRPARLFCVFQPHQHSRTRHLLAEFATAFEPADRVLVPDIYFVRDSEAEREAVTSGDLVRLLRAGGVDAEHVAGFDEAAATLRAELRDGDLVVTMGAGDVWKVAEALTRPPAAA
- a CDS encoding COG1470 family protein, coding for MMNSPFRISSHAAGLTALAVSAAFVGACDNRPATEAAVTAVPVTPVVAPATAEVAAVAPAAYGVHDHAAHAQAQPASDTERTVSTGTTAEVGAGELLTIERMMPEQVFANSENRFTLKASNNSDKILHNVVLHHAMIGDFQVVQTNTPSEVKVPQGVQKGERGDQQMAEQSFNIGVLMPGDSREVTIAGRPGGEGQLHSCVWADYSAAECAPIQVVAPQVTMEHLFVDAEGNPVSQAYLCDDVFVMYRLQNVGTGETGRITVNEELPQGLVAADGQRSISLDVDPIGAGETFESEPVQLDLEQAKIQRSGMMDVFGRAIGTGDRVSDLSGSSPLTLMKPELTLQVRSPGEQFFGRDVSIEAVVENVSDVPARDVVVTLPLPADAQRVSLNDASLTVADGGILIDELAPGESRTVGVTFRPASPGDYSGVAVANGYCAVRLEKPVQLSVVGIPALQLETIDTQDPVEVGAETTYRVRIINEGNAADTNLTITGQLPEGFAFVSGSEDVTNENGELSLPVYESLDAGEEIYFEVVARAEQPGRVKFTLNVKSDNLADAEETEPTTAF
- a CDS encoding FKBP-type peptidyl-prolyl cis-trans isomerase, coding for MPITILSPHSGKPVKIRDQDLGRTVRDEEKRVFFVLERPGGGGYYAALTRNGSEKDLARYDALEARTSAGATHVQAVAAATPHDATGPGRPGGKLRWIGLVLALAVLLAAAYLGYRVLFDRGLLPAAAPAPPAVPRLPAVPALPGDVLPSPMPPAPAGAWIVPAASVPAPAAASPRRTAQARDYAVVRYELAAPGGAVIDATHPMKPLGFVLFSGTAFRGLDNTVAGMAVGERRAVELPAAEVDAQLPAGGAAYRLTVELLGLLPGVTKELVRPGETGGRAAAPGDRLRLAWSVRLDGRAEAIVSTADTGGPVAVTLGAGDLIEGLEQNLAGMRVGEVANFRVPPHLAYGAAGAAGGLVPPDADVLVRVELLGLDDAAVAGTGGEEPGR
- a CDS encoding gamma carbonic anhydrase family protein, with the translated sequence MRRRGEVFLSNTARVLGEVTLGAGVSVWPGASVRGDVAAVTIGPGSNVQDNASVHCDAGKPNAIGAGVSIGHNAIVHGRAVGDGTLIGMGAIVMGGTRIGRGCLVAAGALVPPGLTVPDGHAVIGLPGRVARAVTPEEAAYLRWLAPHYAELAAGHADRPDDPRFRPWTPP
- a CDS encoding ABC transporter permease gives rise to the protein MIARRLLQLPLILGTVFVLTLLAVWVLPGSPLDSADGRQVDPAVTRAMEARYGLDASAPVFAGRYLAGLARGDLGPSLAYPGRDVVDVLAEAAPVSITLGLAALGVAVVLGTLAGVLAALPGFPGRPPTPALRAAGTGSLGLALVGVSLPSFVVGTVLLAVFAGLTRRLFPGQPFLHLPLGGWGSAASLVLPAVALGLAPAAYIARLLRGELIESGTAGYVRTARAKGLSPAAVVLTHQLRPSMLPVLSYLGPAAASVLTGSFVVEKVFNLPGLGSHFVNAVLNKDQFLLLALVLGYATLLVLLNLLVDVLYRFVDPRVAA